In the Streptobacillus moniliformis DSM 12112 genome, one interval contains:
- the udk gene encoding uridine kinase: MQKPIIIGISGGTGSGKTSVANSVLEDLMKNGNDVVLLEQDSYYKKNDHLSFSERVKLNYDHPNSIDFDLLEKHILMLSRNESIDKPIYNFSEHNRTKETERIDPKPIIIVEGILILAIEKIRNILDMKIFVDTDDDIRLLRRMERDIQERGRSFDNIKEQYINTVKPMHLEFVEPSKRYADVIIPRGKDNEVGIKMVSSRLKYLIRRSGNKEY; this comes from the coding sequence ATGCAAAAACCGATAATTATAGGGATATCAGGTGGTACAGGAAGTGGTAAGACATCAGTTGCTAATTCAGTTTTAGAAGATTTGATGAAAAATGGTAATGATGTTGTTTTGTTAGAACAGGATTCATATTATAAGAAAAATGATCATTTATCTTTTTCAGAAAGAGTTAAATTAAATTATGATCATCCAAATTCTATTGATTTTGATTTATTAGAAAAACATATTTTAATGTTAAGTAGAAATGAAAGTATAGATAAGCCTATATATAATTTTTCAGAACATAATAGAACTAAAGAAACAGAAAGAATAGACCCTAAACCTATAATCATAGTAGAGGGTATATTGATTTTAGCTATAGAAAAGATTAGAAATATTTTAGACATGAAAATTTTTGTTGATACTGATGATGACATTAGATTATTAAGAAGAATGGAAAGAGATATACAAGAAAGAGGAAGAAGTTTCGATAATATAAAAGAACAATACATTAATACAGTAAAACCTATGCATCTTGAATTTGTAGAACCATCAAAAAGATATGCAGATGTAATTATTCCACGTGGTAAGGATAATGAGGTAGGTATAAAGATGGTATCTAGTAGATTAAAGTATCTAATAAGACGTAGTGGTAATAAAGAATATTAA
- the mglB gene encoding galactose/glucose ABC transporter substrate-binding protein MglB — MKKLLTMVLLLLAFVVSCGSKKDTSKITLGVTYYKFDDNFLAGMRNDMIQIAKEKYPNIELLNNDSQNSQSILNDQIEVLINKGVNVLVINLVDPTAGQSVIDKAKAANIPIILFNKDPGVDALNSYDKAWYVGTTPKDSGILQGQVIEKAWLANPAYDLNGDGVIQYVMLFGEPGQPDAEARTKYSIEYLNEKGIKTEELHKDIANWDAAQAKDKMDAWLSGPNANKIEVVIANNDGMALGAVESIKAVKKELPVFGVDAIQEALTLIEKGEMVGTVLQDATGQARAILELANNIANGKEPTEGTEWKLIDKAVRVPYVGVDKDNYKEFQK, encoded by the coding sequence ATGAAAAAATTACTGACAATGGTTTTACTACTATTAGCTTTTGTAGTTTCTTGTGGTAGTAAAAAAGATACATCAAAAATTACTTTAGGAGTTACTTACTACAAGTTTGATGACAACTTTTTAGCAGGTATGAGAAATGATATGATTCAAATAGCAAAAGAAAAATATCCAAATATTGAATTATTAAACAATGATTCACAAAACTCTCAATCTATTTTAAATGATCAAATAGAAGTATTAATAAATAAAGGGGTAAATGTTTTAGTAATTAACTTAGTTGATCCAACTGCTGGACAATCAGTTATAGACAAAGCTAAAGCAGCAAATATACCAATAATATTATTTAATAAAGATCCTGGTGTAGATGCTTTAAATTCTTATGATAAAGCTTGGTATGTAGGAACTACACCTAAAGATTCTGGAATTTTACAAGGACAAGTTATTGAAAAAGCTTGGCTTGCTAATCCAGCATATGATTTGAATGGAGATGGGGTAATTCAATATGTTATGCTATTTGGAGAACCAGGGCAGCCTGATGCTGAAGCAAGAACTAAATACTCTATAGAATATTTAAATGAAAAAGGTATAAAAACTGAAGAATTACATAAAGATATAGCTAACTGGGATGCAGCTCAAGCTAAAGATAAAATGGATGCTTGGCTATCTGGACCAAATGCTAATAAAATAGAAGTTGTTATAGCTAATAATGATGGAATGGCTTTAGGAGCAGTTGAATCAATAAAAGCAGTTAAAAAAGAATTACCAGTATTTGGAGTTGACGCTATTCAAGAAGCATTAACATTAATAGAAAAAGGTGAAATGGTTGGAACAGTACTTCAAGATGCAACTGGACAAGCAAGAGCTATATTAGAACTTGCAAACAATATTGCAAATGGTAAAGAACCAACTGAAGGAACTGAATGGAAATTAATAGATAAAGCAGTTAGAGTACCTTATGTTGGTGTAGATAAAGATAACTATAAAGAATTTCAAAAATAA
- a CDS encoding ROK family transcriptional regulator: protein MKRLNETEYEILELISKNHCVTRMDLSLKLNISPAAISKTMKKLIEENLVLEDDTLSSKGGRPRKILKINSEYKKVIGINFGPGFIYISVSKIDGSIIETRKKKFQFKVSQKLITLLTDELDLLFERYNKNEILGIGLAVNGIVNTRDGSSIFSPHLKWSNIKLREYLENKFNLPVIVDNDVRAMLKAEIYKVKKLSNVMYIYIRDGIGSSIMINNKIFEGVNFCTGEIGHFIINPTSNSRCQCGKYGCLEAEYSSKMIRNKVIWELEKQGIELENNYITYKEIFEKASFGEEPYKAIVKEASIKIGSTVGNILNVLDIGNIIIAGDILHAKNIFLKNFEKGIDLMKTHSFESMVNIYTTEFGDDVEKYGAIFLVIMNLFSGQKIFTL from the coding sequence ATGAAAAGATTAAATGAAACAGAATATGAAATTTTAGAACTAATATCTAAGAATCATTGTGTAACAAGAATGGATTTATCCCTTAAATTAAATATATCTCCTGCTGCTATTTCTAAAACTATGAAAAAATTAATTGAAGAAAATCTAGTTTTAGAAGATGATACTTTATCATCTAAGGGTGGAAGACCAAGAAAAATTTTAAAAATCAATTCAGAATATAAAAAAGTTATTGGTATAAATTTTGGTCCAGGATTTATATATATTTCTGTAAGTAAAATAGATGGAAGTATAATAGAAACTAGAAAGAAGAAATTTCAATTTAAAGTTTCCCAAAAACTAATAACATTATTAACAGATGAACTTGATTTATTATTTGAAAGATATAATAAAAATGAAATTTTAGGTATAGGTCTTGCTGTAAATGGTATAGTAAATACTAGAGATGGTTCTTCAATTTTTTCACCACATCTTAAGTGGAGTAATATAAAATTAAGAGAATATTTAGAAAATAAGTTTAATTTACCAGTTATAGTTGATAATGATGTTAGAGCTATGTTGAAAGCAGAGATATATAAAGTTAAAAAACTTTCAAATGTTATGTATATATACATTAGAGATGGAATAGGATCATCAATAATGATAAATAATAAAATATTTGAAGGTGTGAATTTTTGTACAGGAGAAATAGGGCATTTTATTATAAATCCTACATCTAATAGTAGATGTCAATGTGGAAAATATGGCTGTCTTGAAGCGGAATATTCTTCAAAAATGATAAGAAATAAAGTAATTTGGGAATTAGAAAAACAAGGCATTGAACTTGAAAATAACTATATTACATATAAAGAAATATTTGAAAAAGCATCATTTGGAGAAGAACCATATAAAGCTATAGTAAAGGAAGCTAGTATTAAAATTGGAAGTACAGTAGGAAATATTTTAAATGTTTTAGACATAGGCAATATAATTATAGCTGGAGATATTCTTCATGCTAAAAATATATTTTTAAAAAACTTTGAAAAAGGGATAGATTTAATGAAAACACATAGTTTTGAAAGTATGGTTAATATTTATACAACAGAATTTGGTGATGATGTTGAAAAATACGGAGCTATTTTTCTAGTAATAATGAACCTATTTTCAGGGCAGAAAATATTTACACTTTAG
- a CDS encoding ComEC/Rec2 family competence protein produces MKKYLYILSIFILFIFFNLNKFNVDNISYGLIYSLDVKVVGKNINVIKINDKYINKKVFLRNYDDLKYGRYTLSYVWDNKREGRILDVKPSYFNTYRQYILNVIEKSYENFETRLISKAIILGDKSDIDKDTLKTFNYLGIIHLIAISGLHIHLISSIFKNRYISFIFISIYSILIGFSASIKRVYLMKLLDFFDLNKSDVYMISIIVLLLSDIYNIFDQGFIYTFSSVFVLIYIYPLIKANNFSFIYLSLCIQIAITPFSYYFSNTIPIFTFLVNLLMIPIFTLLIEMVFINLILNIFGISFFSILIDKYYKLTMELIYMISRFKYISIEVENFNIYLYIFLIIFSSYILLNIWKEH; encoded by the coding sequence ATGAAAAAATATTTATACATTTTATCTATTTTTATTCTTTTTATATTTTTTAATTTAAATAAATTTAATGTTGATAATATATCTTATGGACTAATATATAGCTTAGATGTTAAAGTCGTTGGTAAAAATATTAATGTTATTAAAATTAATGATAAATACATAAACAAAAAAGTATTTTTAAGAAATTATGATGATTTAAAATATGGGAGATACACTCTTTCTTATGTTTGGGATAATAAAAGGGAGGGAAGAATTTTAGATGTAAAACCAAGTTATTTTAATACTTATAGACAATATATTTTAAATGTTATAGAAAAATCTTATGAAAATTTTGAAACACGCTTAATAAGTAAAGCTATAATACTTGGTGATAAAAGTGATATTGATAAAGATACTTTAAAAACATTTAATTATTTAGGAATTATACATTTAATTGCCATTTCTGGATTACATATTCATTTAATTTCATCTATTTTTAAAAACAGGTATATATCTTTCATTTTTATTAGTATATATTCTATTTTAATTGGTTTTTCAGCATCTATAAAAAGAGTATATTTGATGAAATTATTAGATTTTTTTGACTTAAATAAAAGTGATGTATACATGATAAGTATTATAGTCTTACTATTAAGTGATATTTATAATATATTTGATCAGGGCTTTATATATACTTTTTCATCAGTATTTGTCCTTATATACATTTATCCTTTAATTAAAGCTAATAATTTTAGTTTTATTTATTTAAGTCTATGTATTCAAATAGCAATTACACCTTTTTCCTATTATTTTTCTAACACCATTCCAATATTTACCTTTTTAGTAAATCTATTAATGATACCTATATTTACTTTACTTATAGAGATGGTGTTTATAAATTTAATTTTAAATATTTTTGGTATTTCATTTTTTTCAATATTAATAGATAAATATTATAAGCTAACTATGGAATTAATATATATGATTTCAAGATTTAAATATATTAGTATAGAAGTAGAAAATTTTAACATATATCTTTATATATTTTTAATTATTTTTAGTTCATATATTCTATTAAATATATGGAAAGAACACTAA
- a CDS encoding PTS sugar transporter subunit IIA, with product MRIVDFLTKDRIVFGLKSETKEDIIKEMAQLFLKSNDVVKEGMFDIFIEDLIERENLTSTGMQDGIAIPHAKSPAINKLALALAIVPEGKDFDSFDEETSKLFFMIAAPEDTKKEHLDLLQKISKLSYEEEILEKLISTKDVMEVIKLLGII from the coding sequence ATGAGAATAGTTGATTTTTTAACTAAGGATAGAATAGTTTTTGGATTAAAATCTGAAACAAAAGAAGATATAATAAAGGAAATGGCACAGCTGTTTTTAAAGTCTAATGATGTTGTTAAAGAAGGAATGTTTGATATTTTTATTGAAGATTTGATTGAAAGAGAAAATTTAACTTCTACTGGTATGCAAGATGGTATTGCAATTCCACATGCGAAATCTCCTGCAATAAATAAGTTAGCATTAGCACTTGCTATTGTTCCTGAAGGAAAAGATTTTGACTCTTTTGATGAAGAAACATCTAAATTGTTTTTTATGATAGCTGCACCAGAGGATACAAAAAAAGAACATTTAGATTTATTACAAAAGATTTCTAAACTTTCATATGAAGAAGAAATTTTAGAAAAATTAATATCAACTAAAGATGTTATGGAAGTTATTAAATTATTAGGTATAATATAG
- a CDS encoding pilus assembly FimT family protein, translated as MKNRGITLIEVIVYISLILITFFISSKSYHVILEKQRVKKEIVEITSLFRKKQKESEIYGKYMSIYFDLEKKEIFFDENSFKLSDEFTYLSKNKVEKDNFERYFTENGNLNRGFNLLILNKSGNLLAEISVDNSNSISYPIITVKGIKI; from the coding sequence ATGAAAAATAGGGGGATAACATTAATAGAGGTGATAGTTTACATATCATTAATTTTAATTACATTTTTTATATCATCAAAATCTTATCATGTTATTTTAGAAAAACAAAGGGTTAAAAAGGAAATAGTAGAAATTACTAGTTTATTTAGAAAAAAACAAAAAGAATCAGAAATATATGGTAAATATATGTCTATATACTTTGATTTAGAGAAAAAAGAAATATTTTTTGATGAAAATAGTTTTAAATTATCTGATGAATTTACATATTTAAGTAAAAATAAGGTTGAAAAGGATAATTTTGAAAGATATTTTACTGAAAATGGTAATCTAAATAGAGGGTTTAATTTACTAATATTAAATAAATCAGGAAATCTACTTGCTGAAATATCAGTTGATAATAGTAATAGTATTTCATACCCTATAATAACAGTAAAAGGTATAAAAATATGA
- the obgE gene encoding GTPase ObgE: MFIDESIITIKSGKGGDGAATFRREKFVQFGGPDGGDGGKGGDIIFIADPNINTLVDFKTVKMFEAEDGQRGSGARCKGASGKNCIIKVPVGTMIRDYETDKLLVDLDIPNEEIVLLKGGDGGRGNIHFKSSIRKAPKIAESGREGMELKIKLELKLLADVALVGYPSVGKSSFINKVSAANSKVAEYHFTTLKPKLGVVRMSDEESFVIADIPGLIEGAHEGVGLGDRFLKHIQRCKTIVHIIDFSGIEGREPIEDFEKINNELFKFSERLSKKEQIVFANKLDMVFDDREDKIKEFKNELIKRGIREENIVFGSIITGENLKELLTLVWNLVKTTEREIIEEEPDLDLILPDLIKKQEDWIVEKLDEEVYELKGQIVDNVLRKYVLLGEDGIIQFLQIMRKLGMEKILEKHGVVEGDTIIIAGYEFTYVQ, translated from the coding sequence ATGTTTATAGATGAAAGTATAATAACAATAAAATCTGGTAAGGGTGGAGATGGTGCTGCCACTTTTCGTCGTGAAAAATTTGTCCAATTTGGAGGACCTGATGGAGGAGATGGTGGAAAAGGAGGAGATATAATATTTATTGCTGATCCAAATATCAATACCTTAGTAGATTTTAAAACTGTTAAAATGTTTGAAGCAGAAGATGGTCAAAGAGGATCAGGAGCTAGATGTAAAGGAGCTTCTGGTAAAAATTGTATTATTAAAGTTCCTGTTGGAACTATGATAAGAGATTATGAAACAGATAAGTTATTAGTAGATTTAGATATCCCAAATGAAGAAATAGTATTACTAAAAGGTGGAGATGGTGGACGTGGAAATATTCACTTTAAATCATCTATAAGAAAAGCACCTAAGATAGCTGAATCTGGGAGAGAGGGAATGGAACTTAAGATTAAGTTAGAATTAAAACTTTTAGCTGATGTTGCATTAGTAGGATATCCAAGTGTAGGTAAGTCAAGTTTCATAAATAAGGTTTCTGCTGCAAACTCAAAAGTTGCAGAATATCATTTTACTACTTTAAAACCAAAACTTGGTGTTGTAAGAATGAGTGATGAGGAAAGCTTCGTTATAGCTGATATACCAGGTTTAATTGAAGGAGCTCATGAAGGTGTTGGATTAGGGGATAGGTTTTTAAAACACATACAAAGATGTAAAACTATAGTCCATATTATTGATTTTTCAGGTATAGAGGGTAGAGAACCTATAGAAGATTTTGAAAAGATTAATAATGAATTATTTAAATTTTCAGAAAGATTATCTAAAAAAGAACAAATAGTTTTTGCTAATAAATTAGATATGGTTTTTGATGATAGAGAAGATAAAATAAAAGAGTTTAAAAATGAATTGATTAAAAGGGGTATTAGAGAAGAAAATATAGTTTTTGGTTCAATTATTACAGGAGAAAATTTAAAAGAATTACTAACTCTTGTTTGGAATTTAGTGAAAACAACGGAACGTGAAATAATAGAAGAAGAACCTGATTTAGATTTAATATTACCAGATTTAATTAAAAAACAAGAAGATTGGATAGTTGAAAAACTAGATGAAGAAGTTTATGAACTTAAAGGTCAAATTGTTGATAATGTATTAAGAAAATATGTATTATTAGGAGAAGATGGAATAATACAATTCTTACAAATTATGAGAAAATTAGGTATGGAAAAAATACTTGAAAAGCATGGTGTAGTTGAAGGAGATACAATTATTATTGCAGGATATGAATTTACTTATGTGCAATAG
- a CDS encoding cell division protein SepF, with translation MSIWKSLFGSDDLEEYENEQEAVDIQNENSGITLFKKENKKVKKEETNMKFIAVKPRNMNEASKFVNIVRNKFIVTFNIEALNREEGQRMLDILSGATHAMSGKTVFVSEKVFISVPEGVEVDNLIENGEEIE, from the coding sequence ATGAGTATCTGGAAAAGCTTATTTGGTAGCGATGATTTAGAAGAATATGAAAACGAACAAGAAGCAGTAGATATACAAAATGAAAATAGTGGTATTACATTATTTAAAAAAGAAAATAAGAAAGTAAAAAAAGAGGAAACAAATATGAAATTTATAGCAGTTAAACCTAGAAATATGAATGAAGCTTCAAAATTTGTTAATATAGTTAGAAATAAATTTATTGTAACTTTTAACATAGAAGCTTTAAATAGAGAAGAAGGGCAAAGAATGTTAGATATACTAAGTGGAGCAACACATGCTATGTCTGGTAAAACAGTTTTTGTTTCTGAAAAAGTATTTATTTCAGTGCCAGAGGGTGTAGAAGTAGATAATTTAATTGAGAATGGAGAAGAAATAGAATAA
- a CDS encoding DUF6162 family protein yields the protein MKIEYIKPQNNNKESIYILVVVIVLLITSVLLINLTKDNNEDKLLSEKEISSFESFNSEENGIYSDLYNFSTDLEFFAKDMGYSSIESLENENIYPFVKDELWKKRGKIEWSLIVKKDHYYYLGISKDENIGNFLIESFIEENEVRTIIKYYKGKVLEKDILKISQMFYEVKPLTGNDI from the coding sequence ATGAAAATAGAATATATTAAACCTCAGAATAATAATAAAGAAAGCATATATATATTAGTAGTAGTAATAGTTTTATTAATAACTTCAGTTTTATTAATAAATCTTACAAAAGATAATAATGAAGATAAATTGTTATCAGAAAAGGAAATAAGTAGTTTTGAAAGTTTTAATTCTGAAGAAAATGGAATATATTCAGATCTATATAATTTTAGTACAGATTTAGAATTTTTTGCTAAAGATATGGGATATAGTAGTATAGAAAGTCTTGAAAATGAAAATATATATCCTTTTGTAAAAGATGAATTATGGAAAAAAAGGGGAAAAATTGAGTGGAGTTTAATTGTTAAAAAAGATCATTATTACTATTTGGGGATAAGCAAAGATGAAAATATAGGGAATTTTTTAATTGAATCATTTATAGAAGAAAATGAAGTTAGAACTATTATTAAATATTATAAAGGAAAAGTATTAGAAAAAGATATTTTAAAAATTTCCCAAATGTTTTATGAAGTAAAACCCTTAACTGGTAATGATATATAA
- a CDS encoding metal ABC transporter permease codes for MEFLRNFLAELANSGLLPDFFAYGFVINSIIAAILIGPMLGGIGTMVVIKKMAFFSEAIGHAAIAGISIGILLGESYNSPYIMLFSYCIIFGLIINYTRNRTKMGTDTLIGIFLSISIALGAILLIYISGKVNSHMLETVLFGSILTVSDFDLKVLLFTNIILIILIMLWYNKMLLSSFNRNIAIAKNVNVVFLEYVFILIITIITVASVKIIGSALVEALLIIPAASAKNLSKSIRGFILLSIIFSTISCILGIIVPLSLSLSLPSGPAIILVASTIFFVTVVIKNITQKYREGGM; via the coding sequence ATGGAATTTTTAAGAAACTTTTTAGCAGAACTTGCAAATAGTGGATTATTGCCTGATTTCTTTGCATATGGTTTTGTCATAAATTCTATAATAGCAGCAATATTAATAGGACCTATGCTGGGTGGTATTGGAACTATGGTAGTAATTAAGAAAATGGCTTTTTTTTCAGAAGCTATAGGACATGCAGCTATTGCAGGTATTTCCATAGGAATACTTTTAGGGGAATCATATAATTCACCGTATATTATGTTGTTTAGTTATTGTATAATATTTGGTTTAATAATAAATTATACTAGAAATAGAACTAAAATGGGTACTGATACATTAATAGGTATATTTCTATCTATATCTATAGCACTTGGTGCAATTTTACTTATATACATATCTGGTAAAGTTAATTCACATATGTTAGAAACAGTACTTTTTGGATCTATACTTACAGTATCAGACTTTGATTTAAAGGTTCTTCTATTTACTAATATTATTCTAATTATTTTAATAATGTTATGGTATAATAAAATGTTACTTTCAAGTTTTAATAGAAATATAGCTATAGCTAAAAATGTAAATGTAGTATTTTTAGAGTATGTATTTATACTAATAATTACTATTATTACTGTAGCTTCTGTTAAAATAATTGGGTCAGCTTTAGTTGAAGCTTTGTTAATAATACCAGCAGCTTCAGCAAAGAATTTATCTAAGTCTATTAGAGGCTTTATACTGCTAAGTATAATATTTTCAACCATTAGTTGTATCTTAGGGATTATAGTGCCATTATCATTATCACTATCATTACCTTCAGGACCAGCAATAATATTGGTTGCTTCAACAATATTTTTTGTAACTGTAGTTATAAAAAATATTACACAGAAATATAGAGAAGGAGGAATGTAA
- a CDS encoding metal ABC transporter solute-binding protein, Zn/Mn family, producing MKKILCILLTSISIFSNGDVNKKILTSNQVSYTLASNVTRGTDLKVVSVVDAYTDMFRQKNTFKNLNNKFEIFSDAGVVVTFSKILDDDFLYEQARRYNIGVIEIDLGYSYRDNNSLVLSKKINDDGRKNNNSWLDFSNIYKMIDILSSDLIDIYPEYKEEIVNNAENLKLEFLRIFNDFTESVYSSDVDLGIIYMGDSEMDFLFDSLELYHQNIPYNASFDLIKKTMKETGINKIVSSKTLSKATRDRLKRERIKFVKLDLGNIPVDNDGDEIMDADGYLEILKMNLDKLKNLLIK from the coding sequence ATGAAAAAAATATTATGTATATTATTAACAAGCATAAGTATTTTTAGTAATGGTGATGTAAATAAAAAGATATTGACATCTAATCAAGTTTCATATACTTTAGCAAGTAATGTAACTAGGGGAACAGATCTTAAAGTAGTTTCTGTAGTAGATGCATATACTGATATGTTTAGACAAAAGAATACTTTTAAAAATTTAAATAATAAATTTGAAATATTTTCAGATGCAGGAGTAGTAGTAACTTTTTCTAAAATTTTAGATGATGATTTTCTGTATGAACAGGCTAGAAGATATAATATAGGGGTAATAGAAATAGATTTAGGATATAGTTATAGAGATAATAATTCATTAGTTTTAAGTAAAAAAATTAATGATGATGGTAGAAAAAATAATAATTCTTGGTTAGATTTTAGTAATATATATAAAATGATAGATATATTATCAAGTGATTTAATAGATATTTATCCTGAATATAAGGAAGAAATAGTAAATAATGCTGAAAATTTAAAGTTAGAATTTTTAAGAATATTTAATGACTTTACTGAAAGTGTATATAGTAGTGATGTAGATTTAGGAATAATATATATGGGTGATTCAGAAATGGATTTTCTATTTGATAGTTTAGAGCTTTATCATCAAAATATCCCATATAATGCAAGTTTTGATTTAATTAAGAAAACTATGAAAGAAACAGGTATTAATAAGATAGTTTCTAGTAAAACTTTAAGTAAGGCAACTAGAGATAGATTGAAAAGAGAAAGAATAAAATTTGTTAAATTAGATTTAGGAAATATACCAGTGGATAATGATGGAGATGAAATCATGGATGCTGATGGATATTTAGAGATTTTAAAAATGAATTTAGATAAATTAAAAAACTTATTAATTAAATAG
- a CDS encoding metal ABC transporter ATP-binding protein encodes MKKGVELSLKNVSLNLGGNQILNNINVDIKSGEIHCLIGPNGGGKSSLIKCMLSLVPFEGEIKMSYDEDKVIGYVPQNLDFDKTLPITVEDFLAMTFQNRAAFFGMNKETRLKVDELLRKIDMYYKKDRMLGSLSGGELQRVLLAQALHPQPNLLILDEPFSGIDTVCENYFLGIIQKLKKEGVTIIWIHHNLKQVIDIADKVTCIKGTVMFSGVPREEIVEERIFDIFS; translated from the coding sequence ATGAAAAAAGGAGTAGAATTAAGTTTAAAGAATGTTTCGCTTAATTTAGGTGGAAATCAAATACTTAATAATATTAATGTAGATATTAAAAGTGGAGAAATTCATTGTCTTATAGGTCCAAATGGTGGTGGGAAATCAAGTTTAATAAAGTGTATGTTATCTTTAGTTCCATTTGAAGGTGAAATAAAGATGAGTTATGATGAAGATAAAGTAATAGGGTATGTTCCACAAAATTTAGATTTTGATAAAACACTGCCTATTACTGTAGAAGATTTCCTAGCCATGACTTTTCAAAATAGGGCAGCCTTTTTCGGTATGAATAAGGAAACTAGATTAAAGGTAGATGAATTATTAAGAAAAATAGACATGTATTATAAAAAGGATAGAATGTTAGGTTCTTTATCAGGAGGAGAATTACAAAGGGTACTTCTTGCTCAAGCCTTACATCCACAACCTAATTTACTTATTTTAGATGAACCATTTTCAGGAATAGATACAGTATGTGAAAACTATTTTTTAGGAATAATACAAAAACTTAAAAAAGAAGGTGTAACCATAATTTGGATACATCATAATTTAAAACAAGTTATAGATATTGCAGATAAGGTAACTTGTATTAAAGGAACAGTAATGTTTAGTGGTGTTCCTAGAGAAGAAATAGTAGAAGAAAGAATATTTGATATTTTTTCATAG
- the miaA gene encoding tRNA (adenosine(37)-N6)-dimethylallyltransferase MiaA, whose protein sequence is MNLLMCNRAIVIAGPTGVGKTKLSIMLAKKINAEIISSDSMQIYKEMDIGTAKITESEKEGIIHHMLDIVNPDEDYSVGEYEKAVNKILNEENKKYILVGGTGLYLKSVTDGFSKLPEKEDNLRKKLEDKSIFELLSILKELDIEMYEKIDKDNKTRVVRAVEVCMLTGEKFSEITNSNIKGNTYSFLKVFLTRNRQELYDIIDKRIDIMLENGLLDEARKIYEKYPNVKAIGYKELFLYFSGEMSLEKTVALLKQKSRNYAKRQLTWFKKDKSYITYNLSEMSIEEVLLDILKKLKRYD, encoded by the coding sequence ATGAATTTACTTATGTGCAATAGAGCTATTGTTATTGCAGGGCCTACTGGAGTAGGTAAAACAAAACTTTCTATTATGCTTGCAAAAAAAATAAATGCCGAAATTATATCATCTGATTCCATGCAGATTTATAAAGAGATGGACATAGGTACTGCTAAAATTACAGAAAGTGAAAAAGAGGGGATAATACATCATATGTTAGATATTGTAAATCCTGATGAAGATTATTCTGTAGGCGAGTATGAAAAAGCAGTAAATAAGATATTAAATGAAGAAAATAAAAAATATATTTTAGTTGGGGGTACAGGACTATATTTAAAATCTGTAACTGATGGTTTTTCAAAATTACCTGAAAAAGAAGATAATTTAAGAAAAAAATTAGAAGATAAAAGTATATTTGAGCTATTATCAATTTTAAAAGAACTTGATATAGAGATGTATGAAAAGATAGATAAAGATAATAAAACAAGAGTAGTTAGAGCTGTTGAAGTTTGTATGCTTACAGGTGAAAAATTTAGTGAAATTACAAATAGTAATATAAAGGGGAATACATATAGTTTTTTAAAAGTTTTTTTAACAAGAAATAGACAAGAGCTATATGACATTATTGATAAAAGAATTGATATTATGTTAGAAAATGGCTTACTTGATGAAGCTAGGAAAATATATGAAAAATATCCAAATGTTAAAGCTATAGGGTATAAGGAACTTTTTTTATACTTTTCTGGAGAAATGAGTTTAGAAAAAACTGTAGCGTTATTAAAACAAAAAAGTAGAAACTATGCCAAAAGACAGTTAACTTGGTTTAAGAAAGATAAAAGTTATATTACATATAATTTAAGTGAAATGAGCATAGAAGAAGTATTATTAGATATATTAAAAAAATTAAAGAGGTATGATTAA